The region ACGCAATGTGAAGTATACTGTTCTCACCGAGATAACGATACATTCCCCGATTTTAACCATTTATTTGGCAATAATAAATACGCCAAGTGAAGggcaattttttaaatatttttcaaactcACAGACTTAGAGCTGAGACCATTTGTTTGCACTTTCCAGTTGGTTTGCCTCAAGTTCTGCTTTTAATTTCTGAGGCTTGCTTCTTGCCGTTTTAATTGGATTTCTTTTGCGGCCACAAACAACAGCAAACTTCTTGGCCAGCCAGAACTTTTTACCCACTCTGGACATGTTTATTACTTGGCCACAATTAAGCCGTATACTACTGGCTAGGAGACAAAGGCAGCTCTCCTGCTGTTCTTGGTCTGTAGGTCAGTGGATTCTCCATAGAGTTGCAGTGGCTTTGGATAGCCCACTCTCTAATGAGCTCTACCGGGGGAATGAAGTTCAATGTTGTGGCTTGTAAATCTCCCCACATGTGCTCCACTTTCCGGGGCCGAATCCCATTTCCATAAATATCAATTAAGCGAGAGCAGAGACTATCAAAAGTGACAGAAACATGTGGATGCGTCTCAAGTTGCCTCCGGGCTGCATGGCTGCCGGACTGCCTGGGTGCCTAGCTTCTGGTTTCTGGACCGGCTAACTGGGTGACTGGCTACCTGGCCTACGCAGTTTTATAATTGGACAATTTAGTGAGGTGCTGCCAAGTTACCCCAGCCCAGCCCCCTGACATTTCCACTTAGACCATCCAATTGAGCTCATCAAGTTTTGTATTCCGTAGTCTATAAAATGTGAATGCTACCATTTGGGCGTTGAAGCATAAAAAGTACTCCTCAATGTGGGCGGGTCTCCATCGAAATTGGAGTCGTGTGCTGGGGTTAAAGCTACGCTCCAATGGATATACCCCAAATTCAATTAGTCAAAGTCATAAAGCTCCGCGCTGTGTCGCCTAAGCGGCTTAGTCTTCCACAAACACTCACGAAAGTATACGAAAATTGTTATGAAAATGCTTTCACTAATTTCCAGAGCTGGCTGGCTTCTAATTACTCCAGCAAACGGTGGGGGAAAACCGTTTTCTACCAAGATGATGTTACTTAGTCACTTGGCATCCACTAAGCGGTCACTAAGCGTCAATATTTCATGCCTAAGCCTATTACAGATTATTGTGCCAGCTTACACGAGACGCGGATGACAAGTGTGGCGGATGGAATTCAGTTCCAGGACGGGGGGCTGCTGACAAGCCTTGATTGGAGCCCTCATTGGGCGTCTTATTTGCATAATGTTGGATAAATAGTTGGGGAGCCTAGCAGTTGTCAATTAGAGGGGAAAAATGCCTCTTCCATAAATTCAGTTTAACTTCTGGCTCTCATTAAAGCCTCGAAATTTGATATTTATGAAAAGTAGAGCCTCCGATTTTGTTGGCCAACCTGCCAGGCATTTGCACTCTGGGGCTGCAAACATTTCATGAATTCATTTGCGCGACAGCCCGGaaaatgtgtgtgtttgccaaAATGAAAAGTTGCCCAGCCAGGCGGTAGAACAAACGTGATTACCAGCCAGGCAGGCTTTCCCCTTTAAATGGATCGGCTCATCATGTGGCAGGCTTAGTTGCAAAGTAGCATCCCGCAGAGATGAAGCTTCAGCTTTTCCTGATCGTGTGCTTCGTTGTTTTCTGTTCGGGCAGGAAAACGAAACCCTTGAAAGGAGAAATTTTAAACTGGATAGGTTCTATAGTTTTCCCGCCAACCACGCCTTCGACAACCACTTCCACAGACTCATCCAATTCCACCAGCACAAACACTACAAGTaccacaaccacaacaactACCACCACTACCACTACCACTACCACCACACCACGGCCGGTCGAAAGTCCCTCCGGTGAGAGGGATTGCCCCAGCTGTCGATGTGGTCAGATTAATACCCTGAACAAAATAGTAGGGGGCCAGGAGACCCGGGTGCACCAGTACCCCTGGATGGCTGTGATTCGGATCTACAACACTTTCTACTGCTCCGGATCCCTGATCAACGATCTCTACGTGCTGACAGCTGCCCATTGCGTGGAAGGGGTTCCTCCTGACCTCCTTTCTCTCCAGTTCCTGCAGCACAATCGTAGCCAGCCGCATGAGGAGCTTCGCATCCAGAGATCCGTCAGCAGGGTCAAGGTGCACGAGCTGTACAATCCCCGGAACTTCGACAACGACATAGCTCTGCTGCGGCTCAAGCAGCCGATGGATGTCACCAATCCTCGCCTGCGACCCATCTGCCTGCCGGTATCCTATCACAGTTTCGACCACGAAGTGGCCATCGTCACTGGCTGGGGAGCCCAGAGAGAGGGAGGTCCTGCCAGCGACACTTTAAGGGTAATCTCTTCCTCTAATCTATATTCATTTTTCCCAATTATATTACTCCTTATCCCCAAGGAAGTGGAGGTTGTGGTCCTAACCCAGTCAGATTGCCGGAATCACACAACCTACAAGCCCGGACAAATTACAGACAATATGCTGTGTGCAGGATTCACTGCTGAGGGAGGCAAGGATGCCTGCAGCGGAGATAGTGGAGGCCCTCTTCAGACCGTCTTCGACGAAATTCCAGGACAGTACCAGCTAGCCGGCATAGTGTCTTGGGGAAAGGGATGTGCCCGACCCCAATCCCCGGGGGTCTACACGAGGGTGAACCAGTACCTCAACTGGCTGGCCAGGAACACGCCAGGAGCCTGCCACTGCATGCCCTATCCGGAGCAGGATTATTAGCAGAGTcttccaaaaaagaaaataaaataaacaaaaaaatgtcccaTAACATCGATCATGCAAAGTTTGTAACTTGTTGGCCAATTTTAAGCGAATGTTGCAGAAACTACTCCGGGGAGCATCTCCCCCATATCCATAACCACATCCTTGACTGCAGCTATTGGCAAATAAAAAAGCCACTCGAAAACTGGGTTACAACACTCGAAGGCAAGACCAGACCCTTCTAGTTCCTCCTCCTTGGAGGAAAGTTTCGAAAGCCAGAGGAACGAGGCCATGTATCTCGTACATATAAATCCCAATTTGCCAGCGAAATATTTTGTGCAATTGTGATTGTtatgcattttgcattttgcatttgTGCAATCGTGAAATAACTCTCTCCCAAGGACACGGCAAACTCGCAGGAGTAAGTTTCATTTCACTTATATTTGCGGTTAGTTTCTGGCAATCCAGGTAGGGCTTATTTATGAAGTTTACGACTCGGAAATGGCACAAGATAGCCGGAAAGTTTATAACAAATGTACAACAAATTACTTGCCGTGGGAAATGGCAAATTTGGTTTCGATTTGTTGCTTATCGGGACTTAAATTCGAATATATTTGGGAAGTTTTATTCGTCATATATTTGGGGTAAAGTTGTAACTGTTCGGCACCCAAAAGCGTTTCCCATCAAACCAAAAATCGCCGAAACCTCACCTCACCTCAAACCTCTGGGAAGTGCCGTGTGGAGCTCCATAAAGCATAAAGATGCATATGTAAATAGTTTCTACCAGCATAGCGGCcatgcaacattaaaaatctTTACGACTCGTATTAAAGCCGAACACAAAACCCAGGGGGAATATGCGAACAGTAAAGTAAACATTAATGCCTTGCCAATAAATTTGTCTCACCACCAAAACTCGTAAAGATTTCCTACTCAGCCCCATAAAGCAGTctcgaaaaaacaaaaaaaaaaacaaccgaaCAGGGAAAAGGCCTGGGTATGGGCCTCTGATGTTAAAGTACTGCCGACCTGCGTGGATTTCCAGCTAAACGACAAATAACTTGGCATTTAATAACTCAACAAGCTCCCCTCGCCTCCTCTATTGGCGGCTTCATTATAATTCAGCCAAAGTCCCGACTTTATTTCAGGTTCCATAACTTAATACTTGCGCGCTTTGTCGCAAAAACGAATTTATGATTCGAAACGAAAGCCCGGATTGGGAATTATTGTGTGTGTTCCAGAGTGTCTGGacggtataaaaaaaaacgtgagagagaaataattatttatggaTTAGGAGAGTTCTGAATCTTAATTTTGAATTCAAAAATAACGACAAAGTATCGATTAATTAGGGCTGTCACCATTGAACCCCAAAACACCTAATTTTTCCAACACACATGCTTTTGTTTTCAGGACTACTTGACTGACAAGTGCTTTCACTCCTTTCCCATATTTTGGTCTCTCTGTCAGCTGATTGGTGACGCAgtcaaaacattttccatcCAGCTCCCACtcacattaaaaaatatataaagcttGCTGAATTCGATTCCAAAAAGACAACAAGATCATGTCCCGACCCAGGGCCAATCGGAGCGGCCAACAGATGCGGCGTATCCCTTTCGACGAGGAGTTCCTGGGTATCGAGGAGGCCCCGAGAACCGAGGAAGAACAGTTGGTCGAGATGCTAGTTGAGCCGGGTCGGACTTCCCCGACGGACCACCTGAACCTGCTGGAGTTCCTGGACACGCTCGAAGTGCCCCAGGAGCTGGCTATATCGGAGTGCGACGGCGATATGCAAGACAGCACAACATGCGAAGCTGAAGAGGATAAGTGGCCCACTCCGCCCCCGAGGAACCACACCGCCGTCAGTAGCACCAATTCCAAGCAGAACCAAGAGGACGTGGAGAACCACCGAAGGATCTTCCGACAGCTGGGAAGGAAAGTGCCTGAGGCGCCCACGCAGCACCCCATTCTGGACTACCCGTTTGTGATGAAGCTTTTTCTGGCCGCAGGCAGTGAAGCGTTTCCTTTCCTTAAGTGGACGGAAAGCGGCCGGGAACTGCAGGTGGACTACGTGGACTTGCAGGACAACCTGGCCAGCGGTATGTCGATGTTCCGTAGTCGCAGTGTCGTAGAGTTTACGACGCAGCTTATGGAGTTGGGTTTTGAGAGGCTCTGGTCAATGACCTCCGAGGATCCCGAACGAGGCCGTATCCACCTGTTCTTCCAGCATCCCAAGTTCTCGAAGGGCCAGCTGGTGGAGCTGAAATCGCTGGTGGAGGATACCGGCCAGGACCAAGTCGAGGAAACCCCGGGTCAGTATCGAGAAAGAGAGCGAGATCAGCAGAGGGCGCGGATACGAGCCTGGGATCTTCACAAACAGGAAGACGAAGAGGAGCTGCAACTGCCACCGCTCCACCAGGCACCCTTGTCCCACTTGGACCGGATGAGCAAGCGGGGCGACCTGTGCAGCTCGATCCACAACTTTCGCGCACCGCTGCAGATCGTCCGCTCTCGCTTTCAAACTCTGCTGGCCTACCAAGTGGACTTGCAGGTGTTGAAGGATCACAAAGACAACGCCACTTCACCGAAAGGAAAAAAGGCTCGCAACATTTCCAACAATCAGACCACGGAACAGACTCCAGCACCTCAGGATATCACCTCGAAGTTCGTTAAGCCGCAGGAGTCTGTGATAACCATTGGCATCGGCCAGGCACCGGACTACGCCGGGTATTATGGGTCCGTGGATTTGAGCAAGGTGAACGAGTTCTTCTCGGAGTACCTGCCCCGTTACGGCGCCAAGATAACCGGATACAAGGAAATCGTCATGGACGCCACCAACAAATCGAACGGCTTCCAGCAGAACCTCCCCATCGGCATGGACTACTCGGACGAAGACGACGATGCTCTGCCGCCTATAGCCTCCTGCAGCATGGAAGTTGACATTGACAGCCAGCCCTCGACTTCAGCAGCGGCCAAGTCTAAAGCCACGAGTCGCAAGCCCGTAAACGACGTGGACCTGGAGCTGGCAATGCAGGAACTGTGCGATGGTCCCAACCCGACTCAGGCCGTGAAGAATCAGACCGCGGGGCC is a window of Drosophila bipectinata strain 14024-0381.07 chromosome 2R, DbipHiC1v2, whole genome shotgun sequence DNA encoding:
- the LOC108124975 gene encoding trypsin-1, with translation MKLQLFLIVCFVVFCSGRKTKPLKGEILNWIGSIVFPPTTPSTTTSTDSSNSTSTNTTSTTTTTTTTTTTTTTTTPRPVESPSGERDCPSCRCGQINTLNKIVGGQETRVHQYPWMAVIRIYNTFYCSGSLINDLYVLTAAHCVEGVPPDLLSLQFLQHNRSQPHEELRIQRSVSRVKVHELYNPRNFDNDIALLRLKQPMDVTNPRLRPICLPVSYHSFDHEVAIVTGWGAQREGGPASDTLREVEVVVLTQSDCRNHTTYKPGQITDNMLCAGFTAEGGKDACSGDSGGPLQTVFDEIPGQYQLAGIVSWGKGCARPQSPGVYTRVNQYLNWLARNTPGACHCMPYPEQDY
- the comr gene encoding uncharacterized protein comr — translated: MSRPRANRSGQQMRRIPFDEEFLGIEEAPRTEEEQLVEMLVEPGRTSPTDHLNLLEFLDTLEVPQELAISECDGDMQDSTTCEAEEDKWPTPPPRNHTAVSSTNSKQNQEDVENHRRIFRQLGRKVPEAPTQHPILDYPFVMKLFLAAGSEAFPFLKWTESGRELQVDYVDLQDNLASGMSMFRSRSVVEFTTQLMELGFERLWSMTSEDPERGRIHLFFQHPKFSKGQLVELKSLVEDTGQDQVEETPGQYRERERDQQRARIRAWDLHKQEDEEELQLPPLHQAPLSHLDRMSKRGDLCSSIHNFRAPLQIVRSRFQTLLAYQVDLQVLKDHKDNATSPKGKKARNISNNQTTEQTPAPQDITSKFVKPQESVITIGIGQAPDYAGYYGSVDLSKVNEFFSEYLPRYGAKITGYKEIVMDATNKSNGFQQNLPIGMDYSDEDDDALPPIASCSMEVDIDSQPSTSAAAKSKATSRKPVNDVDLELAMQELCDGPNPTQAVKNQTAGPTNSKAKPKPRGRPKPKKRLEKLLQSSSSENDDDKELHPLTPTKEAPEVVPSRTIMKEKIELVDEENGGVTYIMEIEVPDVGQMAQENEHNPDHLIEELHEIGSDFDEAEVVEKEVEEEEVAEEEVAEEEVAEEEVAEDEVAEEEVAEEEVAEEEVAEEEVAEEEVAEEEVVDEEVEADEEDVVEEVEEESEEEDEEEDEVEEDDDDDYIAKNVQYRTDPPAKRRRYDLRNSKRSSM